A region of the Agromyces sp. CF514 genome:
CCGACGTCTCGCTCACCTCCGGCATCGTGCACGACGAACTCGACGATGCGGTGCGTCCGCAGGACGACCTGTTCCGCCATGTCAACGGGCGCTGGATCGAGCGCACCGAGATCCCCGCAGACAAGGCGCGGTACGGCTCGTTCATCGTGCTGCACGAAGAGGCCGAGCGGGCCGTGCGCGACATCATCCAGGAGTCGCAGGGCGCCGAGGCCGGCACCGAGGCTCGCAAGGTCGGCGACCTCTACGCGAGCTTCCTCAACGAGGAGCGCGCCAACCTGCTGGGCGTCACCCCGATCGCTGGGCAGCTCGGCGAGGTGTCCCTCATCGGCGACGTCCCGTCGTTCCTCGAGACCCTCGGCCGTCTCGAGCGCCAGGGCGTGTCGGGCCTCGTGCAGCTCTTCGTCGACAACGACCCCGGCGACCCCGAGCGCTACCTCGTGTTCGCCGAGCAGGGCGGCATCGGCCTGCCCGACGAGAGCTACTTCCGCGAGGAGCGCTTCGAGCCGATCCGCGAGGCCTACCTCGCACTGCTCGAGCGCATGTTCGGGCTCGCGCACCTCGACGACGCGGCCGATCGGGCGCGCCGCGTGTTCGACCTCGAGACCGAGATCGCCGCCGCGCACTGGAACAACGTCGAGACGCGCGACAGCCACAAGACCTACAACCTGTACAGCTGGTCGGATGCCGCGGCCGCCGCCGCGGGCACCTCGACCGAGTTCGACCTCGCCGTGTGGCGCGACGCGATGGGCGTGCCCGAGGGTGCGTTCGACGAGATCGTGCTGCGCGAGCCGTCGTTCGTCGAGGCGCTCGGAACGCTGGTCACCGCCGACCGCCTGCCCGCCCTGAAGGACTGGCTGGCGTGGCAGGTCATCCGCGCGAACGCCGCGTACCTGTCCGACGACTTCGTCGAGGCCAACTTCGACTTCTACGGCCGCACGTTGAGCGGCACCCCGCAGATCCGCGAGCGGTGGAAGCGCGGCGTCTCGCTCGTCGAGGGCGCGATGGGCGAGGCCGTCGGCCGCATCTACGTCGAGCGGCACTTCCCGCCCGCGGCGAAGACCGCGATGGACGAGCTCGTCGCGAACCTGATCGAGGCCTACCGGCAGTCGATCACCTCGCTCGAGTGGATGGGCGCCGAGACGCGCGAGCGCGCACTCGACAAGCTCGACAAGTTCACGCCGAAGATCGGGTTCCCGGTCAAGTGGCGCGACTACTCGACGCTCGAGGTCGTGCCGGACGACCTCGTCGCCAACGTGCGCGCGACGGCCGAGTACACGTTCCTCCGCGAGATCGGCAAGCTCGGCAAGCCGATCGACCGCGACGAGTGGTTCATGACCCCGCAGACGATCAACGCCTACTACAACCCCGGATTCAACGAGATCGTGTTCCCCGCGGCGATCCTGCAGTTCCCGTTCTTCGACGAGGGGCGCGATGCCGCGGCGAACTACGGTGCGATCGGCGCCGTCATCGGCCACGAGATCGGGCACGGCTTCGACGACCAGGGCTCGAAGTACGACGGCGACGGCCGCCTGCTCGACTGGTGGACCGAGGCCGACCGGGCGGCGTTCGAGGAGCGCACGAAGGCGCTCATCGCGCAGTACGACGCGCTCGTGCCCGCGCAGCTCGCGGGCGGCGAGGGCGCCGACGAGCACCACGTGAACGGCGCGCTCACGATCGGCGAGAACATCGGCGACCTCGGCGGTCTCGCGATCGCCTGGAAGGCCTACGTCATCTCGCTGGGCGGTGCCGAGCCGCCGGTGATCGAGGGCCTCACCGGCGTGCAGCGCTTCTTCCTGTCATGGGCGCAGGCCTGGCAGCAGAAGGGCCGCGACGCCGAGGTGATCCGCCTGCTCGCGATCGACCCGCACTCGCCGAACGAGTTCCGCTGCAACCAGATCGTGCGCAACATCGACGAGTTCTACACTGGGTTCGGAGTGACTTCCGATGACACGCTCTGGCTCGACCCGGCCGAGCGCGTGACCATCTGGTAGGCGAACCGCCCCACCGGTTCATCCAGCCCCCGTCCGACGCTTCCGCGCGTGCGGCCCGCAGTGGCCTCACCTGCTGAGCAGCCCAGAAAGACCGTGCAAGTACCGTGGTGACGCCGTCGCAGGGATCCGAGCGACGAGCGCGCCATTCCAACGTGCACAAGGGCAAGCACCGGGGCGTCGAGCCGGCCGAGAGCTTCGCGCGCGGGTTCCACGCGCTCAGCGACCTCGCACTCGCCGGCGTGCAGGTCACGGCCCGCGCGACCGACCTGGCCACGGGCAAGGAGCTGTTCTCGGTCGACGACCACGTGGTCATGCCGACCGCGTCGATCGGCAAGGTGCTGCTGCTCGTCGAGGTCGCCTCGCGACTGACGGGCACGAGTGCCGACGCGTTCACGGTGCTCGACCGTGCGCCGCGCGACGCCGTGGGCGACTCGGGCATCTGGCAGCACCTGCAGTCGCCGTCGCTGCCCCTCGCCGACCTCGCGGCCATGATCGGCGCGACGAGCGACAACCTCGCGACGAACGTGCTCCTCCGTCACGTCGGGCTCGAGGCCGTGCGCGCGCGTACCGAGGCGCTGGGCCTGACCCGCACCGCGCTGCTGGACCTCGTGCGCGACCACCGCGGTCCCGACGACGCCCCGCAGCTCTCGATCGGCTCGGCGAAGGAACTGACCTGGCTCTTCGCCTCGCTCGCGCGGGGCGAGATCGTGAGCCCAGAGGTCTCGCAGCGCGTCATCGGGTGGCTGTCGCTGAACTCCGACCTGTCGATGGTCGCGAGCGCGTTCGGCCTCGACCCGCTCGCGCACCGCAAGCCCGACCACGGCGTGCTGCTCGTGAACAAGACCGGCACCGACGGCGGCGTGCGCAGCGAGGTCGGCGTGCTGCGCGGCCCTCGCGCGAGCGTCTCGTACGCGGTGTCGACTTACTTCGCCGACACCGGGCTCTCGTCACGACTGGCGGTGCTCGACGGCATGCGCGCCGTCGGCATGGACCTGCTCGAGTACGTGCACTGACCCCGATCGACCGGTCACCCGGTCGGCGGAGGCTCGACTCGCGGTGCCGCCAGGAGCGCGATGCCCTCGACCACGGCGGCGGCCGCCTCGGGCGCCTTCAGGATCCTGAAGTGCCCGGCGGCCTGCACCTGCACGTTCGTCGCCCCCTCGAGCACGCTGCCCTCCGGCACGTGCGGGTCGAACAGCCCGAACACCGACACGATGCGCGCATTGACCGAGGCCGTCCCGCCGAGGAGCACGATCGTCTCGTCCTCGGGGATGAGGTCGCGCATGGTGCGGTTCACGAACATCCGGGCGTAGCGCGAGCCGGCGAACGGCGTGCAGATCGTCACGGCGCCGAGCACGCCGACGTCGGGCGGGGCGCCGGCGGCCTCCGCTCGTTCCTGGTCCATGAGCACGTGCTTCGCGACCAGCCCGCCCTTGCTGTGGGCCACGAACACGCGGCCCGCCGGGGGCGCGGGCTCTGCAGCCAGGGCGGCGACGGCACGAGCGGCCGTCGTTGCGATGGGCAACCGGTTCATGCTGAGTCCGCGGACGACGCGCACGCGGTGCCCCGCTCGGTTCAGGGCGTTGCCGAGCGGGCGCATGAAGGTCCAGTGCTCGTAGACGCCGGGCAGCAGCACCACCTGGGGCAGGCCGTCGTCGCCGTGGCGCCACGAGCGGGCGCGGCGGCTGCCGCCGAGGAGCGCGAGCTGCCGCGAGCCCGCGTAGAGCTCGTCGAGCAGGGTCCACTTCACCAGGGTGAAGACCGACGGACGCCTGCTCGAGCCCGACATCAGTCGATGGCTCCGGATGCCGCGAGCCGCCGCAGCACGTCGGCTCCCGCGGGCGGACACCTGCCGATGTCGGCGGTGGTCACCCAGTGCAGGGCGCCGACCTCGGCGGATGCGGCGGGCGCGGCATCCGTCACCGCCTCGAACACGCGCATGCGCACGAGGCGCCCGTCGGGCTCGCCGTGCGCCTGGGTGACGACCTCGAACAGCTCGACGAGCGCGTCGGGATCGAGCGCGAGGGCGACCTCCTCGTGCGCCTCGCGGGCGGCGGCCTGCGCGGCCGTCTCTCCGGCGTCGATCTTGCCGCCGGGCATGTAGTACACGTCGCGGCCGCGCGCCGTGACCATGAGCACGCGGCGGTCGCGCACGAGCGCGATCGCGGAGACGAGGAGGTCAGGCAGCGGCATCCGTTCAAGCCTAGGTCTCCCGGCGGTTCGCGGGCCGTTACGCTGGCGGCACTGCCGACGCGAAGGAGCGAATCGATGAGCGAAGCCGACGAGCGGGGATTCGGGCGGGCCGCGCAGTCCGAGGTGTACCGGGCCGGGCTCTCGGGCGTGCACCCGAAGGTGCCGGTCGACGGCGGCGCGCTCGAACGGGCCGCGAAGAAGACCCTCTCGCCTGCCGCGTTCGCGTACCTCGCGGGCGGTGCGGGCGCCGAAGCCACCATGGCGGCGAACCGAGCCGCGTTCGATCGGTGGCGCGTCTGGCCGCGCGTGCTCCGCGACGTGTCGAAGCGCGACCTCTCGATCGACCTGC
Encoded here:
- a CDS encoding M13 family metallopeptidase, encoding MTDVSLTSGIVHDELDDAVRPQDDLFRHVNGRWIERTEIPADKARYGSFIVLHEEAERAVRDIIQESQGAEAGTEARKVGDLYASFLNEERANLLGVTPIAGQLGEVSLIGDVPSFLETLGRLERQGVSGLVQLFVDNDPGDPERYLVFAEQGGIGLPDESYFREERFEPIREAYLALLERMFGLAHLDDAADRARRVFDLETEIAAAHWNNVETRDSHKTYNLYSWSDAAAAAAGTSTEFDLAVWRDAMGVPEGAFDEIVLREPSFVEALGTLVTADRLPALKDWLAWQVIRANAAYLSDDFVEANFDFYGRTLSGTPQIRERWKRGVSLVEGAMGEAVGRIYVERHFPPAAKTAMDELVANLIEAYRQSITSLEWMGAETRERALDKLDKFTPKIGFPVKWRDYSTLEVVPDDLVANVRATAEYTFLREIGKLGKPIDRDEWFMTPQTINAYYNPGFNEIVFPAAILQFPFFDEGRDAAANYGAIGAVIGHEIGHGFDDQGSKYDGDGRLLDWWTEADRAAFEERTKALIAQYDALVPAQLAGGEGADEHHVNGALTIGENIGDLGGLAIAWKAYVISLGGAEPPVIEGLTGVQRFFLSWAQAWQQKGRDAEVIRLLAIDPHSPNEFRCNQIVRNIDEFYTGFGVTSDDTLWLDPAERVTIW
- a CDS encoding serine hydrolase, whose product is MHKGKHRGVEPAESFARGFHALSDLALAGVQVTARATDLATGKELFSVDDHVVMPTASIGKVLLLVEVASRLTGTSADAFTVLDRAPRDAVGDSGIWQHLQSPSLPLADLAAMIGATSDNLATNVLLRHVGLEAVRARTEALGLTRTALLDLVRDHRGPDDAPQLSIGSAKELTWLFASLARGEIVSPEVSQRVIGWLSLNSDLSMVASAFGLDPLAHRKPDHGVLLVNKTGTDGGVRSEVGVLRGPRASVSYAVSTYFADTGLSSRLAVLDGMRAVGMDLLEYVH
- a CDS encoding NUDIX domain-containing protein translates to MPLPDLLVSAIALVRDRRVLMVTARGRDVYYMPGGKIDAGETAAQAAAREAHEEVALALDPDALVELFEVVTQAHGEPDGRLVRMRVFEAVTDAAPAASAEVGALHWVTTADIGRCPPAGADVLRRLAASGAID